In Musa acuminata AAA Group cultivar baxijiao chromosome BXJ2-3, Cavendish_Baxijiao_AAA, whole genome shotgun sequence, the following proteins share a genomic window:
- the LOC103978092 gene encoding zinc finger AN1 domain-containing stress-associated protein 12 — translation MGGGTEAFPDLGEHCQHEDCNQLDFLPFTCHGCKKVFCLEHRSYAAHVCPKADHNSRFVVVCEACSMSMEMRAGEEEKAALERHEKSGSCDPSKKKKPRCPVKRCKEVLTFSNNSTCKVCNQSVCLKHRFPSDHACRPPLRLPTRSGMDCGDWKGNVSTCSSVKAC, via the exons ATGGGGGGAGGAACGGAGGCGTTTCCTGATCTCGGAGAGCACTGCCAACACGAAGACTGCAATCAGCTCGACTTCCTGCCCTTCACCTGCCATGGCTGTAAAAAG GTCTTCTGCTTGGAGCACCGGAGCTACGCAGCTCACGTCTGCCCAAAGGCGGACCACAACAGCCGATTCGTGGTGGTGTGCGAGGCCTGCTCAATGTCCATGGAGATGCGGGCGGGCGAGGAGGAGAAGGCCGCGCTGGAGCGGCACGAGAAGTCGGGGTCCTGCGACCcgagcaagaagaagaagcctAGGTGCCCCGTGAAACGCTGCAAAGAGGTGCTGACGTTCTCCAACAACAGCACTTGCAAGGTCTGCAACCAAAGCGTCTGCCTCAAGCACAGGTTCCCTTCCGACCACGCCTGCAGGCCGCCGCTTCGATTGCCAACCAGGAGCGGGATGGATTGCGGAGACTGGAAGGGCAACGTCTCTACGTGTTCATCCGTAAAAGCCTGCTGA
- the LOC135606446 gene encoding peroxidase 31-like: protein MQKLVKMASHLLVVWLVALCFASPAAAKLSTTYYQKTCPEVEQIVLDVVTSKQITTPTTGAGALRLFFHDCFVGGCDASLLVSTNAFNRAERDADDNISLPGDAFDAVVRAKTALELQCPGVVSCADILAIATRDLVLMLGGPRYAVRLGRKDAFASTAASVAGHLPSPNMTMDQLISLFEKNKFTVQEMVALSGAHTVGFAHCSEFASRIYGFNGADRDAHDPALNPQFAQALQKACANYVEDPTIAAFNDVMTPGKFDNLYYQNLLRGLGLLASDTALAADPRTKSFVQLYAANQTAFFEDFSHAMEKLSVHGVKTGRKGEIRRRCDVFNNLST from the coding sequence ATGCAGAAGCTCGTTAAGATGGCGAGCCATCTCTTGGTGGTATGGCTCGTGGCCCTTTGCTTCGCCAGCCCAGCGGCCGCGAAGCTGAGCACCACCTACTACCAGAAGACGTGCCCCGAGGTGGAGCAGATCGTGTTGGACGTGGTGACCAGCAAGCAGATCACCACCCCCACCACCGGCGCCGGCGCGCTCCGCCTCTTCTTCCACGACTGCTTCGTCGGCGGCTGTGACGCTTCCTTGCTGGTCTCCACCAACGCCTTCAACCGCGCCGAGCGCGACGCCGACGACAACATCTCCCTCCCCGGGGACGCCTTCGACGCCGTGGTCCGCGCTAAAACCGCCCTCGAGCTGCAGTGCCCCGGCGTCGTCTCCTGCGCCGACATCCTCGCCATCGCCACCCGAGACCTCGTCCTCATGCTGGGCGGGCCCCGCTACGCTGTCCGCCTCGGCCGCAAGGACGCTTTCGCCTCCACCGCAGCTTCCGTCGCGGGCCACCTCCCCTCCCCCAACATGACCATGGACCAGCTCATCTCCCTCTTCGAAAAGAACAAGTTCACCGTCCAGGAGATGGTCGCCCTCAGCGGCGCCCACACCGTCGGCTTCGCCCACTGCAGCGAGTTCGCCTCGCGGATCTACGGCTTCAACGGCGCCGACCGGGACGCCCACGACCCGGCACTGAACCCCCAGTTCGCGCAGGCGCTGCAGAAGGCTTGCGCCAACTACGTCGAGGACCCGACCATCGCCGCATTCAACGACGTGATGACGCCGGGCAAGTTCGACAACCTGTACTACCAGAACCTGCTGCGTGGATTGGGGCTGCTGGCCTCCGACACCGCGCTGGCGGCGGACCCGCGGACCAAGTCCTTCGTGCAGCTCTACGCCGCCAACCAGACGGCCTTCTTCGAGGACTTCAGCCACGCCATGGAGAAGCTCAGCGTCCACGGGGTGAAGACCGGTCGCAAGGGGGAAATCCGGCGTCGCTGCGACGTTTTCAACAACCTCTCCACCTAA